GAGGAGCCTTTTATGTTGCCTATCTCTCCCTATCATAGGTCCCTGTGGGTCCGTAATATTTTTCTGGGACTCTTTGCCTTGGGTTTGATCGCTGTTCTGTTCAAGCTCGGATTCGGGTACAAGCAGATTACGTTGTATAAACAAGCAAAGGCGTTTTATGAACAAAAGAACCTGCTGCAAGCCGAGGAAACCTTTTCTCGTGCGCATGATATGGCCTTCCTGTCCTACGGGGATGACGAATGGAACTCTATCATGTTCCAACTGGCTTCGATCCGTACTGAGCTGGAGGGGCTTCAACAGCAATCGCGGGCGGCCATTTTGGAAAAGAAGGTCGCAGAAATCGGTGCGGTCTATGAACAATATCAAGCTGTCAAAAAGAATTACCAGAATCAAAAGGACGTACCAGCAATGTTTTTCCAGCAATTGTCCGCACGCTTGGGTATGGATAAGAGCTTTTCCGATTATTACTTGAATGCCTTGCAAACAGCGAAGGCTCAGGCACAATCAAATCTCGAAAAGGAAAACTACCAGGACGAATCTTTCATCGAAACACTCCTTGCCGTTCCAGATGAATACTACGGCGGTAAAAAGAAGAAGCAGGCTGAACTCACGGCCTTGTTCCAAAACTATGAAAAGACGAAGCTGCGGAAATTGATCGCTTCTGCTCCTTTTGAAGAAGTCATCACCAAGACGGCTACAAGCATACGCCATTACGAAAAGCTGGGTATCGAGACAGATTGGTTAGTGGGTCAGTTGGAAAAGTATGCGCTAGCTGAAATCAAGGAAGTCATTCGTTCAAAGGATTTGAGTGCCTTCGTTGACATGGCAGCCGCCTATCGCAAAATCGAGGATGTGCTTTCCAGTGATTCACCTGTCCTCGATTCGATCACCCGCTATCTGGATGGCAAGCTCAAGCAGGCAGAACAATACATCAAGTCGTTTGAGTTCACCAAAGCGCGTGAATTATACGAACAGTTGAATCCGCTCCAGGATACGGCTACACTCCTGTCCGATCTGAATAAACTCTGGTTGGAATACGATCCAGCACGTTTATTGCAATTGAGATATCCAGACAGAACCTTCACCGACACACTCTCCGGCACAGATCGCTGGGGAGCAAAGCTTTACGCATTTGGACTCTCTGAGGCAGATCATCGTCTTTACTTCGCAGCGAAAATGCCGAATGACTCGGTCCTCTATCTGGATCAGTCACTGGATGTCGACTTAAAAACGGCAAAGGCTAAGATCGACGATAAGCTCGGAAGTAAAGAAAAGCCTGTGATTATCGTAAGTGCTTCCGGCAAGGAGCGTGCTAACGCCTACGCGGCATTCTCTCCAAATTTGACAAAAGAGTCACTGAAGAAGAGCTTTTCGGTCGAGGCAGATGAACTCAGCGTAGAAGACTCCGAGCATGTGATCCTAAAAAATGCGGTGGGGAAAGGGGAAAACGAAATCGCTTTGTTCAAGCTCGAGGACAATGGCTTGGCTTACATCGAAAAGCTGGCTGATTTGGAGCAGAGCTCCGAAGAAACGACCGAGGGAACTGGGTCAGGAGAAGCGCCTTCCCCTGCTGACAGCTCAACAGAAGCGACGGATCAACCTTCCCCTGCCACTCAAAAAACCGATGTTTTTGCAGGTCCCGGTGAAGAATATGAGAAGATCGGTCAGGTAGCAGCAGATGGTTCCTTCCAAGTCATCGCAGATCTGAATGGCTGGTACCAGATTGTGTTTGATGGAAAAGAAGGCTGGATACGCGCTACCGAATCAACGCCGTAATCAGTCCGCTTGAATAATGGGCTCCTCTCGCGATCATGGCACACACCCTTGATCTGCGTCAGGAGCTTTTCCTCATTTTTCGCATTGCGTCAGGTGTCTGATTATTCTATAATTTATTGTTGTTTTATAGACAGATGAGGAGTGAGAAGAGATGTTTGGAATCGTTCATTATGAAGCATTTCTGATGACC
The window above is part of the Brevibacillus brevis NBRC 100599 genome. Proteins encoded here:
- a CDS encoding SH3 domain-containing protein; translation: MLPISPYHRSLWVRNIFLGLFALGLIAVLFKLGFGYKQITLYKQAKAFYEQKNLLQAEETFSRAHDMAFLSYGDDEWNSIMFQLASIRTELEGLQQQSRAAILEKKVAEIGAVYEQYQAVKKNYQNQKDVPAMFFQQLSARLGMDKSFSDYYLNALQTAKAQAQSNLEKENYQDESFIETLLAVPDEYYGGKKKKQAELTALFQNYEKTKLRKLIASAPFEEVITKTATSIRHYEKLGIETDWLVGQLEKYALAEIKEVIRSKDLSAFVDMAAAYRKIEDVLSSDSPVLDSITRYLDGKLKQAEQYIKSFEFTKARELYEQLNPLQDTATLLSDLNKLWLEYDPARLLQLRYPDRTFTDTLSGTDRWGAKLYAFGLSEADHRLYFAAKMPNDSVLYLDQSLDVDLKTAKAKIDDKLGSKEKPVIIVSASGKERANAYAAFSPNLTKESLKKSFSVEADELSVEDSEHVILKNAVGKGENEIALFKLEDNGLAYIEKLADLEQSSEETTEGTGSGEAPSPADSSTEATDQPSPATQKTDVFAGPGEEYEKIGQVAADGSFQVIADLNGWYQIVFDGKEGWIRATESTP